The nucleotide window CGTCCGTGGCCGGCCCGGCCGTCGCCCGGTTGTCCTCAGGAGGCATCCGCGGCCCCCGCCCGGAGCTGGGTCATCGTGGCCTCGATGTGGGCACGCGCCAGCCGTTCGGCGGCCGGACCGTCGCCGGCTTCGATGGCGTCGGCGATGGCGATGTGCTCCTCGATCGCTCGCGAGGCGTGCTCGGGGCGGACCAGGGCGACCGGCGCGAACACCTGCGCCGTCATCCGCAGGATCGGCGCCTGGCCGAGCACGTAGGCGTTGCCCGACAGGTGCATGACCTGCTCGTGGAAGTCCACATTGGACTGCGTGTAGTCCTGGGGTCGCCACGGTTCGACGGCCGCCTGCTGCAGCCGGATCGCCTGTCGCAGGTGCCGGCCCTGCTGGGGGTCGCCGCGTTCGGCGGCCAGCCGGGCGGCCAGCCCGTCGACCACCGCCCGCAGCTCGTAGGCGGCCAGCAGGGTGGCCAGATCGCCGGTGACGACCTGGGCCCCCTGGCTGGCCTTGACCTGGACGAGCCCCTCCTGCTCCAGCAGGCGGAACGCCTCGCGCAGCGGGGTCCGGCTGACCCCGAGCTCGGCCGACAGCTGCTCCTGCCGCAGCCACGAGCCGGTGGGGTAGCGGTGGGTGTAGATGCGCTCGCGGATCACCGAGGCGATCTCGTCGACGAGCGGAACCCGCGCGGACGAGCCTCTCCGGCCGGTGGTGCTGGGCATGCCGACAAGTCCTCCCCGCTGCGCGTCACTCCTTTGGATACTGTAGCGCGCAACGCTCACCACCGGCAGCAATGACTCGTTCAGGCCTTCCTGGTCGGGCCAGCTGTCAGCCCGTGAACGACTCCTCCGCGGCCAGGACCAGCGCCGTGACCGTGGCGTTGACCGGGGCCGGTGCCCCCACCTTGGCGGCCTCCCGGGGGATCGACCCGTTGATCACCTCGATCTCCGAACGCCGTCCGGCGAGGTGGTCCAGCAGCAGCGACGGCCGGGCGCCCGCGATGGCGCTGCCGATCCGGCGGACGTGCTCGACCGGGTCCCCGACCCGCAGGTCGATCCCGCGGGCGGCGGCGACGGCAGCGGCCTCGGCCGCGCAGCCGCTCGCGACCGGCCACAGGTGCGCGTCGGTGAGCACCTCGCCGATCGTGCGCCCGCTGAGCGCGCACGTCGCCGAGAACGCCACGTTGACCAGCAGCTTCTCCCACACCATCCGGTCGAGGTCGGTGAACAGCGCAACGGTGAACCCCGCCGACCGCCACACCTCCGCCGAAGCGTCCAGCCGCTCGGCGGGCAGCCCCGCGTATGCGCCGAACCGCACCATCTCCATGCCCTGGTGGTGGACGTGCCCGGGCGCGGCGAGTGCCGCACCGAAGCCACCGACCACGCCCACCGCGAGCCGGTCGGCGCCGACGACCGGCGCCACTCGCTCGGCCGAGCCGAGGCCGTTCTGGATGGTCTGCACCACCGTCTCCGGGCCCAGCAGCGGCAGCGTGGCCTTCGCCGCCGCTTCGACGTCGTAGGCCTTGGTGGCGATGACGACGAGGTCGCAGACGCCGATCCCGTCGGTGCCCGTCGAGGCGTGCACCGCGACCGTCCGGTCGCCGCTGAAGCCGCTCACCCGCAGGCCCGCCCGCCGCATGGCCTCGACGTGGTCGGACCACAGCGTCACGGCGTGGACCTCGTGACCGGCGTCGGCCATCAGCCCGGCGTAGACCGACCCCAGCGCGCCGGCGCCGACGATCGCCACTTTCTTCATGCCAGCTCCAGCAGTGCGGCGGTGGCGGTGACGGTGGCCGCGTGCCGGAGGTGGGCGGCGTCGACGAGCATCCCGTCCACCGAAGTGGCGCCCCGTCCGGCGGCTTCGGCCTCGCGGTAGGCGGCGACGACCTTCCGCGCGTGTTCGATTTCCGCGCCGGTCGGCGCGAAGGCCTCGTTCGCGATCTCGACCTGCGACGGGTGGATGGCCCACTTGCCGACGTAGCCCATCGCGCCGGCCCGCTCGGCCGCCGTCCGGTAGGCCGCCGGGTCGCGGAAGTTCGGGAAGGGCGCGTCGATCGCGGCGATCCCCGCCGAGCGCGCCGCGACGACGACGCGCGAGCGGGCATAGTGCCAGATGTCGCCCGGGTAGTCGACGACCGGGTCGAAGTTGGTGTCGACGCGCGCGCCCTGCGACGCCGAGAAGTCGCCGGCACCGAAGATGACGGCCTCCAGGCGGTCGCTGGCGCGCACGATCTCGCCGACGTTCTCGAGCCCTTCGGTTTCCTCGATCAGGACTTCGAGGGCGATGCGCCCGGTCAGGCCGAGGGTTTCTTCGAGCTGGGTCAGCAGCACGTCCACCCACCAGACGTCCCGGGCGCGCCGGACCTTCGGCACGATGATGACGTCGAGGCACTCGCGCGCCCCGGTGACCACCTCGATCACGTCGCCGTGGGCCCACCGCGTGTCGACCGCGTTCATCCGGATCGCCCGCAGCGTGCGGCCCCAGTCCAGTTCGCGCAGCGCGGCCGCAGCTTTCCCGCGGGCCGCCTCGCGCTCGGCGGGGGCACAGGCGTCTTCCAGGTCGAGGAAGACGAGGTCGGCGCCGGACGCCGCCGCCTTCTCGAACATCCACTCGTTGCTGGCCGGGGTGGCCAGTTCGCTCCGGCGCGGCCGGCTCGGTGCGGGCACGGTCAGATCACTCCCTGCGCGGAAAGGTCGGTCATGGTGGTGTCGTCGAGCCCGAGCAGCTCCCGGTAGACGACGTCGTTGTGCGCGCCGACCGCCGGGCCGAGGTGCTCGACGCGGCCCGGGGTGGCCGACAGGCGGGGGACCGGTCCCTGGACCCGCATGGCGCCGAGGTCGTCGTCGGGGACGCTGACGTAGGTCTGCCGGGCCTGCAGCTGGGGATCGGCGAGCAGCTGCGCGGAGTCGTACACGGGCGCGGCGGCGACTTCGGCTGCCTCGAACACGGCCATGGCTTCGTCGAGGGTGTGCTCGGCGATCCAGTCGGCCATCACCTTGTCGACGAGGCCGGCGTTGCGCAGCCGCTCCTGCGGTTCGGCGAACCGCGGGTCGCTGGTGAGATCGGCGCGGCCGACGGCCCGCAGCGCCCGCATCGCGATCGACGGCGCACTGCCGGACATGGCCAGCCACCGGCCGTCCGAGGTCCGGTAGGTGTTGCGCGGCGCGGAGATGTCCCACCGGTTGCCGGTGCGCACCGGGATGGTGCCGAGCTGGTCGTAGGTGATGACGGACTGTTCGAGCAGCCGCGCGAGCGGTTCGATGAGGTTGCAGTCGATGAGCTGGCCGCCCGCCCCGTGCACGTCCCGGTGGTACAGCGCCATCATGACGGCGTAGGTGCAGTTGAGGGCGGCGACGCCGTCGGCGAGCATGAACGACGGCAGCGTCGGCGGGCCGTCCGGGCTGCCGGTCAGGTGCGCGAACCCGCTCATCGCCTCGCCGA belongs to Amycolatopsis tolypomycina and includes:
- a CDS encoding GntR family transcriptional regulator, giving the protein MPSTTGRRGSSARVPLVDEIASVIRERIYTHRYPTGSWLRQEQLSAELGVSRTPLREAFRLLEQEGLVQVKASQGAQVVTGDLATLLAAYELRAVVDGLAARLAAERGDPQQGRHLRQAIRLQQAAVEPWRPQDYTQSNVDFHEQVMHLSGNAYVLGQAPILRMTAQVFAPVALVRPEHASRAIEEHIAIADAIEAGDGPAAERLARAHIEATMTQLRAGAADAS
- a CDS encoding ketopantoate reductase family protein, with protein sequence MKKVAIVGAGALGSVYAGLMADAGHEVHAVTLWSDHVEAMRRAGLRVSGFSGDRTVAVHASTGTDGIGVCDLVVIATKAYDVEAAAKATLPLLGPETVVQTIQNGLGSAERVAPVVGADRLAVGVVGGFGAALAAPGHVHHQGMEMVRFGAYAGLPAERLDASAEVWRSAGFTVALFTDLDRMVWEKLLVNVAFSATCALSGRTIGEVLTDAHLWPVASGCAAEAAAVAAARGIDLRVGDPVEHVRRIGSAIAGARPSLLLDHLAGRRSEIEVINGSIPREAAKVGAPAPVNATVTALVLAAEESFTG
- a CDS encoding HpcH/HpaI aldolase/citrate lyase family protein, whose protein sequence is MPAPSRPRRSELATPASNEWMFEKAAASGADLVFLDLEDACAPAEREAARGKAAAALRELDWGRTLRAIRMNAVDTRWAHGDVIEVVTGARECLDVIIVPKVRRARDVWWVDVLLTQLEETLGLTGRIALEVLIEETEGLENVGEIVRASDRLEAVIFGAGDFSASQGARVDTNFDPVVDYPGDIWHYARSRVVVAARSAGIAAIDAPFPNFRDPAAYRTAAERAGAMGYVGKWAIHPSQVEIANEAFAPTGAEIEHARKVVAAYREAEAAGRGATSVDGMLVDAAHLRHAATVTATAALLELA
- a CDS encoding CaiB/BaiF CoA transferase family protein — protein: MSLSGADGAALKGVRVVDAATLAAGPLVATWLGEFGAEVVKIEQPGGGDPMRQWGAQRDGVGLMWKSLSRNKKSATLNLRLEAGRDLLRQLAGTADVLIMNLRPSTMRKWGLDYASLAAANPGLVMVHVTGFGADGPKSDRPGFGTLGEAMSGFAHLTGSPDGPPTLPSFMLADGVAALNCTYAVMMALYHRDVHGAGGQLIDCNLIEPLARLLEQSVITYDQLGTIPVRTGNRWDISAPRNTYRTSDGRWLAMSGSAPSIAMRALRAVGRADLTSDPRFAEPQERLRNAGLVDKVMADWIAEHTLDEAMAVFEAAEVAAAPVYDSAQLLADPQLQARQTYVSVPDDDLGAMRVQGPVPRLSATPGRVEHLGPAVGAHNDVVYRELLGLDDTTMTDLSAQGVI